The Ornithorhynchus anatinus isolate Pmale09 chromosome X5, mOrnAna1.pri.v4, whole genome shotgun sequence nucleotide sequence catccccatttgacagaggaggtcactgaggcacagagaagttaagcgacttgcccaaaatcacacaactgagcgcttactgtgtgcagagctctgtactaagcgcttggaaagtgcaataaagagagacaatccctgcccacactgagcttcagtttagagctggggagacagacatcaagacaagtagcCAGgtgtcgatataaataaataaaagtatagatatatacatatatacataagtgctgcgggacgggggcagggaagggggagagcaaaggaagcgtgctgagatgatgcagaagggagaagaagctgaggaaaaggggacttagtctgggaaggcctctcggaggaggtgtgccttcagtagggttttgaaggggggaagagcaattgtttggcggatgtgaggaggggagggtgttccaggccagaggtaggatgtggagcaagggtcagtggcgagataggggagatggaggcccagggagaaggttagaagCACCAGTGGGGCAGAATGTGCGggctaggatggagaagaagagaagggaggtgaggtgggagggggcaaggggttggagagctttaaggtgaggagtttttgcttgataagaggttgacagacaaccactgaAGATCTTCGAAGAGGGGTGGTGACAGGccccgaatgtttctgtagaaaggtgggaggggggcttCCCTGAGCTCGCTGGCTCACCTGAGCTGTCCCGGCCCAGGAGGCCCTCCGTGAAGATCTCCCGGACCCAGGTCTGCAGCTCCGAGTCTCCCCGGACGACTCCATCATCCGGGTAATACAGGTCCACAATTTCCGAGGCGAAACTGCCACGGGGCAAGTGGGGACGGacggatggggagacagacacacacacacacactttagccCTGTGATTGATGACAGGGGCTCAGAGCTCCAGGGACCCTGTGGGAAACGAGGGCTGGGGAGCAGGGAacctgggacggggacagggacaggtctgctaaaggagcagggggagggagcgccaagtgagctggggcaggggtaataacaataataataatcattattattatggtatttgttaagcaattattacgtgtgaggcattgtactaagcgctggggcggacacaagcaaatcgggttgagcacagaccttgtcccacatggggcttatggtctcaatccccattttacagatgaggggattgaggcagagaaaagtcatatgacttgcccaaagtcacacagcagataagcggcggggcaggattagatctcatgaccttctgactcccaggcccgtgcccggtCGGACCTGGGGGCGAGAGTTCGGGGGGGCTTGGCCGTCGGGGAGCGTGTCCTCCGGGGACCAGGGGTGCTTGATGGGGATCGTGTCTGCGGGGTCTGCACGCCCACCTCTCTATGGCGCCCCAGAGCTTGAGGCCGTCATCCCGATAGTAGTAGCCCTGCAGCCCGTAGACCCCGCGGTCACGCAGGTCGTCCGGCAGGCAGAAGGACCGGTAGGTCAGCGTCGCCAGCTCCTTGGCGCTCAGCTGCAGGGAGCCCTCACGGCCCAACGAGGTCGACTGACaagcagagtcagtcagtcaatcagtggtatttattgtgcgcttactgttggcagagcactgcactaagcgcttgggagaggatgacagaacgataaacagacacattccctgcccacaacgaactgacagtctagagaggggagcaggggccaCCTGGGTCTcctgctccctgcctcctcctctctcccacccccacccttcattcttccaccctttcctctacaaaAGTCCTCCAGCCCACCAttcccagttccctcttctgtcctttctcctcacctccaacactgGTCTTTTAGTGTCCACCTTTCCCCCCagcctcattttctccccacctcctcaagccatccccctcccctctacaAACCTTCcaattcccccccacctcctgccttctgCTCCCAAGAGAGAAGCCCcaagcccccctccccgtcccctcctccagctcccccaaccctctgcccccACACCTTGTCTATGAGGCCCCCGGGGAAGAAGAGTCCACTGCGGCCAAGGATGTTGATGTGGAAAGTGTACTGGATGTGAGGGATgaggagctgggggacagagaggtgggTGAGGGTCAGAAAGAGCAAGGGAGTTGGAAGTGTGGCTTTCAAGGGGTCGGAGACGTGGCCGGGGATGTGAGAGTGTCGGGCCGGGGTTGGAACATCTGGGTCCCTCAAGGGAATGTTGGGAATTGGGGCAtccaggtcagtcaatcataggtattgagcatgtactgtgtgcagagcactgtactaagcacttgggagaacatggtatatataacagacacattccctgcccgcaaccagcttatagtctagaggagtcgCTGAAGGGGCCCGGGAATGGTGGAGGGGGTTGGCGGGGAGTACTGATGCTTCTCCAAGGCGGAGCagcaggcctggaaggaaggggaggggaggaggagagaagggggagtgtTCATAGCCTTACTTTGAAAATGGGATGACAGAGGGGCAGCTGGCGTAGAGTGGCCAGGGCGAAGCTTTCCACTATAAAGTGAGTTTTCAGCAGGTGTGTGACCATCTCGTGGATGAGTAACTCCGAGTTGCGCACCCACGTTTTGGCCAGGAGCCAGTCCCACTCCGAGTCGCTGGGCAGGAAGATGGGGCTGTCGGGCCCGGGGGTCTGGCTGAGCTGGGGGTGGGCAATAGAGGGGTCAgcggggaggtgagaggggagcCAGAGAGAAAGGCTGAGTCAAGGACCCCGGGTCAGGGggtaactctgccacttgtctgctgtgtgaccttgggcaagtcacttcacttctctgggcctcagttacttcatctgtcaaatggggattatctgtgcgccgcatgtgagacatggactgtgtctaacctgatgagcttgggtCAGTAGGGCACAGGTCCTTCCACATAGGGGCTCATGATTTAAGCGGGGGGGAGggtctcatttttttctttctttgatggtatttgttaagtgcttactctgtgccaggcactgtcctaagcaccaggatagatccaagataatcagattggacacggtccctgttccacatggggctcacaaccttaatccctattttacagatgagagaactgaggcccagagaagtgaaatgacttgcccataggcaCACTgtggacaagtgtcggagctgggattagtcccaCTGAGCCCGTTAGTTAGGGGCTgctataataataactctggtatctgttaagcatttactatgtgccaagcactgctctaagtgctgggggaggtacaagataatcaagtcggacccagtccttgtcccacttgggactcccagcctaaggaggagggagaatgggtattgagtcACCATCCTGTGGGGCCTGGGACCCCTGGGGTACAGGCAGGGGGTGGATCCCACTGTCACCCCCACCCCGAACGTGTGACGTgtatggggggatgggagggaatgaggggaATGTGGCTCTGCCCTCCTGCCACATTCCCCCGGTACCTGGATGGCAAGAGGGCGGAGTGGGTGTCCGGGGGCTTGGTGCAGGAGGCAAAGGGGGGCTGCAGAGTACTGTTGCCGTCCGTTGATCTGCCCCGTGGGGATCCCTTCGAGGATCCGGTAATCCACCAGGAAGATGGTGCCTTTCTGAGGAGAAACAGACAGAGGCCAtgaaaggggcagagtgggggggCTGTGCGGGGGATAAGGGAAGTCAAGCAACAGCCAGTTGGGGACTGATGGGATTGGCAGATGATGGGAAAGGGTAATTTCAGCCAATCAACTGTGAAAAGGGCAATATAGGCCGAATCCCAGGAAAAATAAACCCAGGCCTTGTTAGGAGGGCAGGATACTTGGGTCCCGGGAAGGGGCTGGGGctagaggacagagactgtgggacaggacaCCTGAGTTCTTGAGGGGCAGTGGAGAGCTAGGCCAGTAGGGAGGTTGGCAGGTGTCCAGAAGGGAAATAGTGATTAGAGGGTCCCAGGTGAAAGCAAGGtcgtggggaggaggggctgggggacggtCGGGCCAGCCTGAGGAGGAGGCATAACTCACTTCCAGTTCAGCGGCCAGGCTGGTCCCCCCACCCAGGAATGGGGCCACCATGGCGTCCGTGACGGGCAAGTAGGGGGGGAGCTGACTGCATCTCCGGATCAGGATGGGATTGAGGCCGTTCAGGAACTGCCAGGTGAAGAACTCGTCTTCcttccagtgctctgccacatactCTGGGGGGACAGCACGCCTGGGTTCTTACACCAGAGCCTCCCAACTCCAAATCCCCTGAGGGATCATGAGAAAGAGGTAGAGAACCAAACCAATCCCTGGGACGACACACtgaggggagcagcagaggggagggaagaagcaaaACATCTTACTGATGGCGCTCGACAATATACTGGACGCTCCTCAGCCATACTAACCAACCCTCCTTCCCGTAGCGGCAACGTGAAGTCTATCATTCCATCATGTgtacctactgagcactcactgtgcagaacactgtgctgagtgcttagcagagtacaatagaacacttggtagataccttccctgctcacaacaagcttccaaGTCAAGAGGTCACAAGGCTAGGTTCTTATTGGAAATGCCCAGAACACGAGAGAACTCCCaagttcatggcctagtggatagagccctgggcctgagagtcagaaagacctgggttctaattcttgctcttccactttgctgtgtgaccttgggcaagtcagttaacttctctgggactcagttacctcatctgtaaaatggggattaagactgtgagccccatgtgggacagggaatgtgtccaagtcaattagcttgtatccatcccagtgcttaaaacagtgcctggcacatagtaaacactttacaaataccgcaatttGTAACACAATTATAAAAATATTATTTAAGCATTAAGTAGTATACAacattataatatataaatattttaacAATTATAATAAACCAGGGCCCCGCTGCCAAGCCACGGAACTCGGTGGCAGGAGCTGGGGACCGGGGAGACCGGGCTCCGAGGATCAAAAAAATGGACATAAAAGTGCCTGGTGCCATGTgtgccagagaggggagagatcagcTGGCAGCTGGATGAATGAACAAGTTGGGgctgtgagggagagggactgtcccgccccctgccccccacactcCCACTACCCCATCGCTCCCCAAGCCCAGACCTGACATGGGAGTCTTCTTGAAGATGAAGATGCGGCTGACGTCTTCTAGTTTCTCCCAAGGTCCCTGGTGGTTGAGTAACTCCTTCAGCTGCAGCTGCACCTCTCTGAGGAGGGACAATTTGAGAGTTGGGTGTGGGGGAGGCTTGAGGAAGAGGGGATCCCAAcagggggaagatggggatgTTGAAAAGTCTGGCAGAGCAACAGaaaggtgaggagaggaaggagagggggcagagctgagaggggaagaggaaggagagggggcagaactgagagagagggaagagagtacGTACGCTGGGATGGTCTGGAGTTTGAAGTCCTTGTCCTTTGAGATGGAGTATTTGAGGTTGAGGTCCAGGTCCTTGGGAGTCTTAGCGTCCAGGCAGCGGGGATTCCCTGGATAGTAGTCAGTCCACCTGGACAGGAGAGGAGATTGGGGATGGAGGAAAGGCACAGGACCAGGTgccagggagggagatcaggagagAGGCTGGGCCCCCCACAAAAAAAGCACTGGATTCAGATGCCCGGTGCCATGTTGAGAAgaagactggcctagtggaaagaccctggtcctgggagtcagaggacctgggttctaatcctgactcctccacttgtctgcagtataatcttgggcaaatcatttctccatgcttcagtttcctcaactgtaaaatagggatgaaatacctgttctcccttctccttagcctgtgagccccatgtagggcagggactgagtacCACCTGGATTagcttgtttctcccccaccacttagtacagtactggctacataataaacacttacaaatgtcataataattagATCGGCCCCGGACAGGGGACAGCCCAGCTTACGGCCAGGGGGCTAGTCACCCTGAGGGGTGGAAGCCGGACCCTGTCCCCTACCCCAAAATGGCTGAGGGTCTGAAAGAGTCCTTCCAAGAgcccctccctacctcagagCCCCCTTACCGAAATTTCTTCTGCCGCTCCCGCAGTTCTTCCTGCCTCTGCTCCAGGAGCACAGGGAGGGAGTCGGCCGAGATGAGTTTGGCTGTGGGCGGAATCAGAAGGGGGTTATGAGGGATTaccctctcccgcccctctccccactggccCCCTCCCGGCCTCATCTCTGACTGGGGTCTTCTCAGCCCCAGTGGCTGAGGGCTCTGGGGTTCACTGGGGAGCACTGGGTCCTCAGGTCTCCTGCTCCCTAGAATTTCATGTCCCAGATCTCCCCGTTTTCaaaatctttctgaaatcacatctcctccagaaggccttccctaattgATCTCTCCTCTGCCCTGTCTAGGTCTCCTCCTACTCCCTGTTCAGGAGTTGCTTcctacttaagtactcacaaccaccCCTCCACACTTTTTATCTTCAcatcttcttcttatttttattgataataataataatatttattgagcacttattgtgtgtaaagcactgtactaagtactcgggaaagtacagtataacatcagacacattccctgcccacaacgagctcacagtctacagggagagacagacattaaaataagcaaataaattacagatctattacttcctcctatctggcaTTTATTTTCTTCTCTATCTCTTCCTAGCTGATTaccgtgtaactaccccagctcttagaacagtgtaactacccagcacttagcacaatgtgtggcacatagcaagtgtttaacaaataccataattattattattcccaaaactgtgagactgtaatctccttgagggcagagatcgtgcctaCTCATTCCATCagcctctctcccaaatgctcagtacagtgctctgcacacaatgggcaCTCACCAGATGGGGGTTCCGGTCACCAGGGATCCCCAGGAGTTGGGATTGGGGGTGAGGGTGAGTTTCGCCCCAGTGCTGTGGTCTGAATgaccgggggagggagagaagggaagtcaggTTCTATCTCCCAGGGATATTGCCTTGGCAACACCTCGACCCAACTTGGGCCATCAATCAGCCCGGCCCCAACCCCAGgttacctcctcctcccctgcccccactgtGTCCCCTCCCGGCCTCAGGCAGGCGAGGACAGTGCTGTAGGCTCACCTGTGCCCTCTCTCAGTGCCAGGGTGCAGGCCCCTTCCAGCCACTGGTAGCAGGGGAAGTCTAGGGGGGGACCCTCGGGGGGCGTGAGGCTCACGGAGCAGCAGAACCAGGCAtcgggggccaggggcaggggcgaGGGCAACGCCAGGGGCGCCTTGTGCAGACGTAGAAACAAGAGCGAACCCACGGGCTCCGGGCAGCGGATGGTGAACTCTTCCTCCTGTGGGCGGGAAGGCGGGGGACCATGGGGGTTGGGCTGGGCCACAGGATTAGGGGGTCAGGGAGGTGTGGGCATTGGGAAAAATCGAGccgggagggagtgagggcttctgggagttggagggagatagggcagggGTCTGGATTAGGACCAAGGAaagagtgatgaggggaggggatgggaataataataataatggtatttgttcagcgcttactaagtgccaagcactgcaccaagagctggggtggatacaaagcaaatcgggttggactcagtccctgtcccacatggggcctatattgtcaatccccattttacagataaggtaactgaggcccagagaagcgaagcgacttccccaagatcacacagcaggtaagtggcagaacctggattaaaacccatgaccttctgactcccaggccccacagGTCCCAGGCACTCACCGCTCCCTGAGAGAAGTCCTTCCCGCAGGCATCCAAGCGGAGGTGGGGACTCTCCCCCTCGCTCCCCACCAGGCTGATGGAAATGTGGTCCCAGGTCCCCACCCCCAGGAAGTCCCCCATGGTGATGCGGACCCCGTACACGGCCATGCCTGTGGGCTTCTGGAGTCACGACAGGGGTTGGGATGGAGGTCACGGGGCAAACGGATGCAGGAGAGGATTCAGGCCGATGAAGCTAGAGCTGGAGTTTGGGATGGGGCAAACCCGGATGGGTCTAGGGCTGGGAATGTGGGTTGGGATTTGGGGGTCACGTCGGGGGCCGAGGGCAGGTGTGGGCAGGCTTCAAGGCTCAAGCGTTAGCGAGGGGTGGGGGCCGAAGGGGAGGCTTGGGGCTGGAGTTTGGGCCGAGAGGGAACTGCAGTTTTGATGGGGTCCTTGATTTAGGGGTCAGGGGTGAGTGGATTTTAGGTTGGGATTAGGTTAGTGTTGGGAAAAGAATTGGGATTTAGGGGGAAGGTTGGTTCCTAGGTCGGTGTTAGGGGGTGGGATCTGGGTTCAAGTTTGGTTCAAGAAGCGTTGAGTTTAAGGTTGAAGCCTGGCCTAGGATtccaggggaagaagagaatgaggcaaGAGCAGGAGCTGGGGCCGGTGGAGAGGGAATATCAGGCCTGGTCTGCTGCCTCCGGCCCCCAGTTCCGGTGCCGTCCTCCACTCCGGTACCGTCCACAACTCGGTCTCGGCCTCCGCTCCCGTGCCGTCCTGTCTCAGCAGGCTCCAGGCTGAACTCAGAACTGCTATTTAGGGAGGCAGTAGAATCCTAggccctccccttttcttcctccccctcctccccaggtgGGGAGCCCTGCCCGGGCTTTTCCACCCCAAAGGGAGGGGACCCAGGGGGTGGGGTTCATGGGGCGGAGGGtcgggggtaggagggaggggatccccctgcccttcctcccattGCTGCCTCAAGCCCTTCTCACTGGTGGAGACAGGGCAGGGCACGCACccctccccattcttctctgacaAGATCCAGTTCCCACCAGCCCCTTTTCCCACCTTCGCCCagttgctcccggccccatcaatcagtcaatccatcaatcatatccactgagagtttactgtgtgccaagcattgtactaagcactagggaaagtccACTTAAACAGTGGGTAAACATGTTCctggcctacaatgagctcaaggtctaaaaggggagaagtTTTGCCTCACCTTGACAGGCAACCCCTGTCCCCCGCCCGCTCtgactcagtcaattgtatttatcgagcgcttactgtgagcagagcactgtactaagcgcttggaagaggacaatataacactatgacacataccctgcccacaacgagcttacagtctccccgtCCTTATTTCTGCACCCCCCAAAAGATCTGATGGGGTTTAGGGGATGGGGAAgtttggagagaaggggaaatcacCCTCTCAAGTGATTAGTTTATTttcctgcacgcggtaagtgctcaataaataccattgattgacagatggatTTTCTGCCAAAAGGACATGTCTGTCAGTCATCCCAGAATCTGATGGATGTCATTGTGAATAACTCCTTCTTCttcacctctcctttccctttctcttcccctactcTCCTCAGCTTCTTCTGGCAGCAAAACCCTCACCTTTTCCATgctcctccctcactctctctctctttcccactccttgtccactttccctctctctctctctggatccTTCAGTTGACAGGGCAGAATGTAGATGGGCAGGTGTGGCCGGTGTGGGGGATCAGCGCCTGCGGAAGGATCGGGAGGAGACCACAGGGAGGGGGGCCGGATTAGAACCGCAACCAGAGTAAACTCAAAGTCACCCACGTCAACTCTGGGTCTCCTCTGAGAACGTTCCCTCCCACGtttctttcccaaggtcccattCACTCTCCAGCTGATGGGGAAGGTGACCGTGCAGATGATCCAAAACCCACGGATAATTCAAACTCAAGCATAATCCGAATCGACGGATAATCCAAGAGCCTGCAATTAGTCCACAGGTTCCATttgtctctccccttcacccccagcaCGCGGCCACTTAGCATCCCCTCCCGCTCCTATTTC carries:
- the LOC100088503 gene encoding polyunsaturated fatty acid lipoxygenase ALOX15B isoform X2, with the translated sequence MAVYGVRITMGDFLGVGTWDHISISLVGSEGESPHLRLDACGKDFSQGAEEEFTIRCPEPVGSLLFLRLHKAPLALPSPLPLAPDAWFCCSVSLTPPEGPPLDFPCYQWLEGACTLALREGTAKLISADSLPVLLEQRQEELRERQKKFRWTDYYPGNPRCLDAKTPKDLDLNLKYSISKDKDFKLQTIPAYVQLQLKELLNHQGPWEKLEDVSRIFIFKKTPMSEYVAEHWKEDEFFTWQFLNGLNPILIRRCSQLPPYLPVTDAMVAPFLGGGTSLAAELEKGTIFLVDYRILEGIPTGQINGRQQYSAAPLCLLHQAPGHPLRPLAIQLSQTPGPDSPIFLPSDSEWDWLLAKTWVRNSELLIHEMVTHLLKTHFIVESFALATLRQLPLCHPIFKSTSLGREGSLQLSAKELATLTYRSFCLPDDLRDRGVYGLQGYYYRDDGLKLWGAIESFASEIVDLYYPDDGVVRGDSELQTWVREIFTEGLLGRDSSGFPSSLETRAALLRFLTVIIFTCSAQHAAVNSGQFDFSAWMPNVPASMRLPPPTAKGCTPEDFALSLPDVNASCHALALFWGVSDASRDTKPLGSFPDAHFTEEAPRRSQEAFAARLAEISRQIRERNARLPLPYTYLDPANIENSVAI
- the LOC100088503 gene encoding polyunsaturated fatty acid lipoxygenase ALOX15B isoform X1 translates to MAVYGVRITMGDFLGVGTWDHISISLVGSEGESPHLRLDACGKDFSQGAEEEFTIRCPEPVGSLLFLRLHKAPLALPSPLPLAPDAWFCCSVSLTPPEGPPLDFPCYQWLEGACTLALREGTAKLISADSLPVLLEQRQEELRERQKKFRWTDYYPGNPRCLDAKTPKDLDLNLKYSISKDKDFKLQTIPAYVQLQLKELLNHQGPWEKLEDVSRIFIFKKTPMSEYVAEHWKEDEFFTWQFLNGLNPILIRRCSQLPPYLPVTDAMVAPFLGGGTSLAAELEKGTIFLVDYRILEGIPTGQINGRQQYSAAPLCLLHQAPGHPLRPLAIQLSQTPGPDSPIFLPSDSEWDWLLAKTWVRNSELLIHEMVTHLLKTHFIVESFALATLRQLPLCHPIFKLLIPHIQYTFHINILGRSGLFFPGGLIDKSTSLGREGSLQLSAKELATLTYRSFCLPDDLRDRGVYGLQGYYYRDDGLKLWGAIESFASEIVDLYYPDDGVVRGDSELQTWVREIFTEGLLGRDSSGFPSSLETRAALLRFLTVIIFTCSAQHAAVNSGQFDFSAWMPNVPASMRLPPPTAKGCTPEDFALSLPDVNASCHALALFWGVSDASRDTKPLGSFPDAHFTEEAPRRSQEAFAARLAEISRQIRERNARLPLPYTYLDPANIENSVAI
- the LOC100088503 gene encoding polyunsaturated fatty acid lipoxygenase ALOX15B isoform X3, with the translated sequence MAVYGVRITMGDFLGVGTWDHISISLVGSEGESPHLRLDACGKDFSQGAEEEFTIRCPEPVGSLLFLRLHKAPLALPSPLPLAPDAWFCCSVSLTPPEGPPLDFPCYQWLEGACTLALREGTAKLISADSLPVLLEQRQEELRERQKKFRWTDYYPGNPRCLDAKTPKDLDLNLKYSISKDKDFKLQTIPAYVQLQLKELLNHQGPWEKLEDVSRIFIFKKTPMSEYVAEHWKEDEFFTWQFLNGLNPILIRRCSQLPPYLPVTDAMVAPFLGGGTSLAAELEKGTIFLVDYRILEGIPTGQINGRQQYSAAPLCLLHQAPGHPLRPLAIQLSQTPGPDSPIFLPSDSEWDWLLAKTWVRNSELLIHEMVTHLLKTHFIVESFALATLRQLPLCHPIFKSTSLGREGSLQLSAKELATLTYRSFCLPDDLRDRGVYGLQGYYYRDDGLKLWGFPSSLETRAALLRFLTVIIFTCSAQHAAVNSGQFDFSAWMPNVPASMRLPPPTAKGCTPEDFALSLPDVNASCHALALFWGVSDASRDTKPLGSFPDAHFTEEAPRRSQEAFAARLAEISRQIRERNARLPLPYTYLDPANIENSVAI